From the Juglans microcarpa x Juglans regia isolate MS1-56 chromosome 3D, Jm3101_v1.0, whole genome shotgun sequence genome, the window GGATGTCTTTAAGATGTCGATGCAATCGCTCGAAATTCCTGTATCTGCAGACCATAAAAATACTAAGTCATGAGAATGATTAAACCCAAAGGAAAATCCAGACATGGATGGAGGGAAAATCCAGATACGGATGGAGCGATAATAACTTGAAACTAATAAAACAATGTAGTAACAACATTAAAATTAGGACAGATGAAAATGCAACCTTCTTTTGACAAACCAAGTCTTATTTTCTGCATCTGTCACCCCAATTGTATAAACTGCAAAAGAATTTGACCCAAGTTTCTCAAAATATGCTCCCATAACCTGTAGAGACAGAACCGGACAACACAAGTTAGACTAGAGtaagcatttatatatatatatatatatatcaactaatgcaatattattaaaatacgcAAGGGTGCAACCCTAGTACttaagaagtatacaagaggaaacGTCCAATAGAGTAAGCATTTACATCGCAAAGACAAGAAAGCATCTCAATTTACATAGTCGATCTCCTGATGATTGTCCTGGCAGCTCATATTATAAAGTTGTACATCACGTGGTGTTTACAGGAAAAGAATGCTCACCCGGCACTTGAGCTTGGGAACTTGTTGTGCCTTGCTGTGAAGCACCATATCTGAAGCACTCCTATCACTATGCCTGCCAAAACTGGGGCCGTAGAACTCTGAAATAATGAGCCCTTTACATTCTCCAGTTAATTTCGATTCTGTATCTGGTTGGGCTATCAAAGCAGATGTGCTATTTGATCTCTTAAGCCGATGTTTATTAGCATCAGTTGCAAGAATACTTGTATGCTCCAATTTATCAACAAGATTCCCTCCCTCAAAATACAATTCCCTGTTGGGCTCTTGAGAGAAGTCTTCCCCGGTTTTTCTCTCATCACTTAATAGATCATCAAAACGCAGTCCTTGCCTTGCCTTCTTTATTGCTATCTCATTTGTTCCTAGAGGCATTTCGTGTCTGTTGACTAACATTTCCTTTCCCAGATCTTTACTAAATATGGCACCATTTATTCCAGAACCCTTTACTAGAGGATCTTGAAAACCTGCTTTAATATCCTTCtgctctttctttttataatttcttcctTTTGTCCACATGTTCTCAAGATTTTCAGGTAAAAGAACTTCAGTTCTTCTCTGGGTCGCAGCCTCCAGCATTTGTGCCCATTCGGCAGACTGGTAATTCATAGTCTTTTCtgtgttatatttaaaaaatgtttccaTTTGATTGTCAATTTTAGTCAAAGTCATATCAGACCCTTGATTAGAGGATGAATATTCCCTCAAGGTAGAATCATCATCACGTAAACCCCCTGCTGTGAGAGGATGACCGTGAGTATGAGCAGCTGCATTGGTTGACTGATAACTACCTTCCCAAATAAGGCTGTCATCTTTAGCAGCAAGTAAAACGTATTCAATCAATTCATTGACGTAGCTGATACATACGCACACACAAATGTATATAAGCATAAATTAGATGCCAAggaatttaatatatattctacAGAACCACTGAAAATtctataataatgaataatcaCTGCATTTCTAAAGAAAAAGGCTGAAAGCACCATGACATATGTAATATTACAAATTGGTTTACAGaacagagattaaaaaaaaaatgcttaaaaacaacaaatggctcctctttttttttttttttttttttgggggggggggggggggagcttTGAATACTACTGACTGTAAAATATTgaatgaatcattttttttttttgataagtaaaataagtattattaatccaAGAATGGGCAACAACTGCCAATTACAAAATAGACATGCCCTATTATTGAATGAATCATTCAAGAAACTTACCCAGGGGTTGCAAAATCCATAACTGGTTGCATAACCAAGCAAGTTATAAGTTCCCGAGCAATAGATCGAATCAAAGGAGAATGAACTTCTCGTGGTCTCAGTACCAGAGCTAGCACTCCACCTATTAGCTGTTGAAGAACCTTCAACAAGATATAAAGCAtcaagtggatttttttttttttttttataagtataaagCATCAAGTGGATTCAAAAGATAAAAtcgaagaataaaatttttttccatCAGAACTGTCCACTCACACCTTGTACTCACTCTCAGGAGATATCAATGTGGGATGAAGCTCCTTAGAAGCCATTAGATGGTGTTTcaatctctcatctctctcctCAGAAGAAAGTGTTGCCATAACTTCAACACCTATAGCAGCTTGGTTTCTTCTGAAGAGGTCCAAGTGATCCCCTATTAAGTCAACTATATCCCTGAAACATTAGATTCATTTAATTCTAAAATCAAGTATCCAGCTCTTTTGTCCCCTGAAAAGTTTCTTAATGACTCAGATTCTTTTCTTCTACCAGAAAAggaaatcaaaaagaaaaaataccttgtattcattaaaaaaataccttgTCAGCAAGTCAACAAGGTTTAACTCTTTAACCCTTCCTGAGATTTCACCGAGAGCATCCATGATTATGGCATGTATATGGTCTGGGAACTCCCTGTCTGGAGTAATTTCTGAATACCACATATCCACTACAAAatcctttaatattttatcaataaaaccAATCATTGCAGCCTCAACAATAGGAGAATcaattttccttttccattttgGCGGGGCAGGCGTAGAATAAAGGCGTGAATCATTTGCTGACAACTGTTTCTTCTCCAAATGAGATAAGTATGTTTGTAGATGAAATGATCGAACTTTCCAATGGAAATCTACCTCATTAAGAAGAATGCGTAGTGCAGAAACAAACAGAATTGATATGGGTACATTCATCCAAATTGACTTACTTGTATCTGCGTGGAAAAAGACAGTTGATGAACGACAACAGACACTACATCAGCGGCAGAAAAAATATAAGTTATATGAGACTAAGAGAGCAAAGGTGTCACTGAACTGAGCCTAAACAAGCGTTTGGCCTAGAGGAGTATAGTTCtttacagaaaaaataaaaataaataaaaataaaaactaaataattgtTCCCGAATATATCAAAAACCAAACAGAGGATTAGATACTAATTCTTGATTCCAGTCATAAagtagtaaaataaatttaaaatgggATGAAAATTACATGTTTCCACATCGGTTGAAAGTTCCTGCATAAAGCTTGCAGTATTTGATACACGGAAAAGCAAGATCAATAACAAAGAATTCTAAAACATTGTAAAATAAAGACACGATAGTGTTTAGCTTAG encodes:
- the LOC121254492 gene encoding uncharacterized protein LOC121254492 isoform X4, yielding MNTRDIVDLIGDHLDLFRRNQAAIGVEVMATLSSEERDERLKHHLMASKELHPTLISPESEYKVLQQLIGGVLALVLRPREVHSPLIRSIARELITCLVMQPVMDFATPGYVNELIEYVLLAAKDDSLIWEGSYQSTNAAAHTHGHPLTAGGLRDDDSTLREYSSSNQGSDMTLTKIDNQMETFFKYNTEKTMNYQSAEWAQMLEAATQRRTEVLLPENLENMWTKGRNYKKKEQKDIKAGFQDPLVKGSGINGAIFSKDLGKEMLVNRHEMPLGTNEIAIKKARQGLRFDDLLSDERKTGEDFSQEPNRELYFEGGNLVDKLEHTSILATDANKHRLKRSNSTSALIAQPDTESKLTGECKGLIISEFYGPSFGRHSDRSASDMVLHSKAQQVPKLKCRVMGAYFEKLGSNSFAVYTIGVTDAENKTWFVKRRYRNFERLHRHLKDIPNYMLHLPPKRIFSSNTDDTFVHQRCIQLDKYLQDLLSIANVAEQHEVWDFLSVSSKNYAFGKASSVMRTLAVNVDDAVDDIVRQFKGVSDGLRPKVVVPSPSNEASSSTFVQNLSGNANVINRHVSSHNTVGTSNSSHDNYEGHKDENDGQEEVSRANANGWHSDNELNSKSFPPQTIEHAKEPLNFSSEKRHDLASKSGTRRGGFPAASLPLTLDHLEDPVGMPREWNPTNLSVPLLNLVDNIFQLKRRGWLRRQVFWISKQVLQLIMQDAIDDWLLRQIHWLQRDDIIAQGIRWVQDVLWPDGTFFRRVGNTQGNGNDSEANKKPFQATNQFGGIKVSTLLSFEQQFEATRRASDVKKMLFDGAPTALVSLIGHTQYRRCARDIYYFTQSSICVKYLAHSILELILISVFPELRNLVCEVHEKMSIPQHI
- the LOC121254492 gene encoding uncharacterized protein LOC121254492 isoform X3, whose protein sequence is MKPMETIQDLIEEAKFRTVWWALCIFAVSYFLTHTSKSIWMNVPISILFVSALRILLNEVDFHWKVRSFHLQTYLSHLEKKQLSANDSRLYSTPAPPKWKRKIDSPIVEAAMIGFIDKILKDFVVDMWYSEITPDREFPDHIHAIIMDALGEISGRVKELNLVDLLTRDIVDLIGDHLDLFRRNQAAIGVEVMATLSSEERDERLKHHLMASKELHPTLISPESEYKVLQQLIGGVLALVLRPREVHSPLIRSIARELITCLVMQPVMDFATPGYVNELIEYVLLAAKDDSLIWEGMLEAATQRRTEVLLPENLENMWTKGRNYKKKEQKDIKAGFQDPLVKGSGINGAIFSKDLGKEMLVNRHEMPLGTNEIAIKKARQGLRFDDLLSDERKTGEDFSQEPNRELYFEGGNLVDKLEHTSILATDANKHRLKRSNSTSALIAQPDTESKLTGECKGLIISEFYGPSFGRHSDRSASDMVLHSKAQQVPKLKCRVMGAYFEKLGSNSFAVYTIGVTDAENKTWFVKRRYRNFERLHRHLKDIPNYMLHLPPKRIFSSNTDDTFVHQRCIQLDKYLQDLLSIANVAEQHEVWDFLSVSSKNYAFGKASSVMRTLAVNVDDAVDDIVRQFKGVSDGLRPKVVVPSPSNEASSSTFVQNLSGNANVINRHVSSHNTVGTSNSSHDNYEGHKDENDGQEEVSRANANGWHSDNELNSKSFPPQTIEHAKEPLNFSSEKRHDLASKSGTRRGGFPAASLPLTLDHLEDPVGMPREWNPTNLSVPLLNLVDNIFQLKRRGWLRRQVFWISKQVLQLIMQDAIDDWLLRQIHWLQRDDIIAQGIRWVQDVLWPDGTFFRRVGNTQGNGNDSEANKKPFQATNQFGGIKVSTLLSFEQQFEATRRASDVKKMLFDGAPTALVSLIGHTQYRRCARDIYYFTQSSICVKYLAHSILELILISVFPELRNLVCEVHEKMSIPQHI
- the LOC121254492 gene encoding uncharacterized protein LOC121254492 isoform X1, with the translated sequence MKPMETIQDLIEEAKFRTVWWALCIFAVSYFLTHTSKSIWMNVPISILFVSALRILLNEVDFHWKVRSFHLQTYLSHLEKKQLSANDSRLYSTPAPPKWKRKIDSPIVEAAMIGFIDKILKDFVVDMWYSEITPDREFPDHIHAIIMDALGEISGRVKELNLVDLLTRDIVDLIGDHLDLFRRNQAAIGVEVMATLSSEERDERLKHHLMASKELHPTLISPESEYKVLQQLIGGVLALVLRPREVHSPLIRSIARELITCLVMQPVMDFATPGYVNELIEYVLLAAKDDSLIWEGSYQSTNAAAHTHGHPLTAGGLRDDDSTLREYSSSNQGSDMTLTKIDNQMETFFKYNTEKTMNYQSAEWAQMLEAATQRRTEVLLPENLENMWTKGRNYKKKEQKDIKAGFQDPLVKGSGINGAIFSKDLGKEMLVNRHEMPLGTNEIAIKKARQGLRFDDLLSDERKTGEDFSQEPNRELYFEGGNLVDKLEHTSILATDANKHRLKRSNSTSALIAQPDTESKLTGECKGLIISEFYGPSFGRHSDRSASDMVLHSKAQQVPKLKCRVMGAYFEKLGSNSFAVYTIGVTDAENKTWFVKRRYRNFERLHRHLKDIPNYMLHLPPKRIFSSNTDDTFVHQRCIQLDKYLQDLLSIANVAEQHEVWDFLSVSSKNYAFGKASSVMRTLAVNVDDAVDDIVRQFKGVSDGLRPKVVVPSPSNEASSSTFVQNLSGNANVINRHVSSHNTVGTSNSSHDNYEGHKDENDGQEEVSRANANGWHSDNELNSKSFPPQTIEHAKEPLNFSSEKRHDLASKSGTRRGGFPAASLPLTLDHLEDPVGMPREWNPTNLSVPLLNLVDNIFQLKRRGWLRRQVFWISKQVLQLIMQDAIDDWLLRQIHWLQRDDIIAQGIRWVQDVLWPDGTFFRRVGNTQGNGNDSEANKKPFQATNQFGGIKVSTLLSFEQQFEATRRASDVKKMLFDGAPTALVSLIGHTQYRRCARDIYYFTQSSICVKYLAHSILELILISVFPELRNLVCEVHEKMSIPQHI
- the LOC121254492 gene encoding uncharacterized protein LOC121254492 isoform X2, with protein sequence MNVPISILFVSALRILLNEVDFHWKVRSFHLQTYLSHLEKKQLSANDSRLYSTPAPPKWKRKIDSPIVEAAMIGFIDKILKDFVVDMWYSEITPDREFPDHIHAIIMDALGEISGRVKELNLVDLLTRDIVDLIGDHLDLFRRNQAAIGVEVMATLSSEERDERLKHHLMASKELHPTLISPESEYKVLQQLIGGVLALVLRPREVHSPLIRSIARELITCLVMQPVMDFATPGYVNELIEYVLLAAKDDSLIWEGSYQSTNAAAHTHGHPLTAGGLRDDDSTLREYSSSNQGSDMTLTKIDNQMETFFKYNTEKTMNYQSAEWAQMLEAATQRRTEVLLPENLENMWTKGRNYKKKEQKDIKAGFQDPLVKGSGINGAIFSKDLGKEMLVNRHEMPLGTNEIAIKKARQGLRFDDLLSDERKTGEDFSQEPNRELYFEGGNLVDKLEHTSILATDANKHRLKRSNSTSALIAQPDTESKLTGECKGLIISEFYGPSFGRHSDRSASDMVLHSKAQQVPKLKCRVMGAYFEKLGSNSFAVYTIGVTDAENKTWFVKRRYRNFERLHRHLKDIPNYMLHLPPKRIFSSNTDDTFVHQRCIQLDKYLQDLLSIANVAEQHEVWDFLSVSSKNYAFGKASSVMRTLAVNVDDAVDDIVRQFKGVSDGLRPKVVVPSPSNEASSSTFVQNLSGNANVINRHVSSHNTVGTSNSSHDNYEGHKDENDGQEEVSRANANGWHSDNELNSKSFPPQTIEHAKEPLNFSSEKRHDLASKSGTRRGGFPAASLPLTLDHLEDPVGMPREWNPTNLSVPLLNLVDNIFQLKRRGWLRRQVFWISKQVLQLIMQDAIDDWLLRQIHWLQRDDIIAQGIRWVQDVLWPDGTFFRRVGNTQGNGNDSEANKKPFQATNQFGGIKVSTLLSFEQQFEATRRASDVKKMLFDGAPTALVSLIGHTQYRRCARDIYYFTQSSICVKYLAHSILELILISVFPELRNLVCEVHEKMSIPQHI